The genomic DNA TGCTGAGAGCGTAGCCCTTTTAACTCTGCATTCAATGCCTCTTTTTGCGCAGCAAAATCCAGCAATAGTTTAGACTTCAAGCGTTTCATTTCTTTCTTGCGTAATTCATCAACCTCAGACACTAAAGTAGCAGTCAGATCAAAGAGCGCATGGATACCACTCTTTTCGCAGAAAACCGCTTTGTCCTCTTGAAGACCTCTGTTATAACGATGCGCTGACACAGAAATGATTTGTAAATCACGTAAATCAAGACTCCCTAGTAATTGTTGGCGAATTTTCTCCTCAACAATAGCTACTTCATCGGCAGACTTTTGATCGATTTGCGTTAAGACTAAAAACATCTTCTTACTGTAATTCTTGTCCTGACGTGCTAATTGTTGGAAAATTTTCATCTCATATTTATCTAGCTCACCCGCTTGAGCTTGGTGAACTAAAAACAAGTAGTCAGCCATTTCAAACGCACCTTTAATGGCAGATTTGTCATCTTCTTTATGTACATCGGCATCAAGCCCAGGGGTGTCAATCCAAATAACATGATCTTGTTCAAGCTCTTTGTTCTCAATGGTTTCGCGTTTATCTTCTACTTTGAAAACCGCATCTCCTACCATTGCATTTAATAATGAACTTTTGCCGTGATTATATTTCCCAAACACTGCTATACGTGGTTTAGTCGCATTGTTTTTCAAGTACAGAAAACGGTTTACATTCTGCTCATTCGTTGGTAAAAACTGCAATAGTTTATGTTTGTCCATTTTTTAACTTAACTCTGTAATGACTTGGAAGTTCGGCTTCCAATTGCATGTAATTGCAAACTTCAGCATTTTTAAGGTAGTAATCTGTTAATGAAAACTGGTTTTCAAAAAGCTTCTGATACCCTTCATCAATTCGGCATACTAAAGGTCGCTCTTGATATATTGTGCAGCCAACATCAGCATTGAAGTACAAGCAAATACCATCACCATTGTGAAAGATTTTCAACTCAGGTACATGTTGAATTTTTTGGCAACACAAGCCGCAACGGGTGCACGGGTAACTCATAGGTGGATCAATGCTTCACCTTGGGTGAATAGAGATAAGATATTCTTAGACCACTCACGATAAAC from Salinivibrio kushneri includes the following:
- a CDS encoding YkgJ family cysteine cluster protein, which encodes MSYPCTRCGLCCQKIQHVPELKIFHNGDGICLYFNADVGCTIYQERPLVCRIDEGYQKLFENQFSLTDYYLKNAEVCNYMQLEAELPSHYRVKLKNGQT
- a CDS encoding GTPase, which encodes MDKHKLLQFLPTNEQNVNRFLYLKNNATKPRIAVFGKYNHGKSSLLNAMVGDAVFKVEDKRETIENKELEQDHVIWIDTPGLDADVHKEDDKSAIKGAFEMADYLFLVHQAQAGELDKYEMKIFQQLARQDKNYSKKMFLVLTQIDQKSADEVAIVEEKIRQQLLGSLDLRDLQIISVSAHRYNRGLQEDKAVFCEKSGIHALFDLTATLVSEVDELRKKEMKRLKSKLLLDFAAQKEALNAELKGLRSQQSSELSMLKRDVKQLSADLV